A region from the Lentimonas sp. CC4 genome encodes:
- a CDS encoding Rne/Rng family ribonuclease, whose amino-acid sequence MPDSNTENSDSQFTEELTSAPVEKKAKRIDHKELKDDAAKRAKKQPLVTRIIKAIKKEKKSYSELIINSEPLEKRVALLKDGVLEKFEVERTGEAREVGAIFKGRIQNLEAGLKAAFVDIGEPKNAFLHYWDILPAANDSGIEIVRDNKTEKQRNREKEKVSIKDIPKLYPIGSEIVVQITKGQIGTKGPRTTTNIALPGRFLVLMPYAGTLGISRKIDDRKERSRLKGILRDLTLPEGMGLIIRTAGEGKKARFFIRDLHILLKRWEVINQRMEATNKPGCLYVEPDIVGRTVRDFLTEDIDRVMVDKKQDHEDIIAEVTTISPRSKSKIHIFDEDIPVFERFNIERQIEQTYMRCVPLPGGGEIVIEETEALISIDVNTGSHKNKNKDGKDFITQVNLEAATEIARQLRLRNIGGLIILDFIDMKAKKDRNAVLNRMRREMQEDKAKNHILAISTLGIMQMTRQRHSESHSSGIYTDCPYCHGRGSVKSSRTMSVEIQRRIISIIRHIRARDGHDKEINLRVLLNPSNLERLRNEDEDLLLGIEESYGARLSFRADPIYHVENFKILDVETGQEQR is encoded by the coding sequence ATGCCAGATTCAAACACTGAAAATTCCGATTCACAATTCACCGAAGAACTCACCTCTGCCCCAGTAGAAAAAAAGGCAAAGCGAATTGACCACAAAGAACTCAAAGACGACGCAGCAAAACGAGCAAAGAAGCAGCCATTGGTGACACGCATCATCAAGGCGATTAAGAAAGAAAAGAAGTCTTATTCAGAGCTGATCATCAACTCTGAGCCGCTCGAAAAGCGCGTTGCCCTTCTTAAGGACGGCGTCTTAGAGAAATTCGAAGTCGAGCGCACCGGTGAAGCACGCGAAGTGGGCGCCATCTTCAAAGGCCGTATCCAGAATCTCGAAGCCGGCCTCAAAGCCGCGTTCGTCGATATTGGTGAGCCGAAAAATGCCTTCTTGCACTACTGGGACATCCTCCCTGCAGCCAACGACAGTGGCATCGAAATCGTTCGCGACAACAAGACAGAGAAGCAACGTAACCGCGAGAAGGAGAAGGTCTCCATCAAAGACATTCCGAAGCTCTACCCAATCGGTAGCGAAATCGTCGTGCAAATCACCAAGGGCCAAATCGGCACCAAGGGCCCACGCACCACAACGAACATCGCACTTCCAGGGCGCTTCCTAGTGCTCATGCCCTATGCAGGCACGCTCGGCATCTCTCGCAAGATCGACGACCGCAAAGAGCGCAGCCGCCTGAAAGGCATCCTCCGCGACCTGACGCTCCCCGAAGGCATGGGTCTGATCATCCGCACCGCAGGTGAAGGTAAAAAGGCACGCTTCTTCATTCGCGACCTGCACATTCTACTCAAACGCTGGGAGGTCATCAATCAGCGCATGGAAGCGACCAACAAACCAGGTTGCCTCTACGTCGAGCCAGACATCGTCGGCCGCACCGTGCGCGACTTCCTTACTGAAGACATCGACCGCGTCATGGTCGACAAGAAGCAAGATCACGAGGATATCATTGCCGAGGTCACCACCATTTCCCCGCGCTCTAAGTCTAAGATTCACATCTTTGACGAAGACATCCCCGTCTTCGAGCGCTTCAATATTGAGCGCCAAATCGAGCAGACCTACATGCGCTGCGTGCCACTACCAGGTGGCGGCGAAATCGTGATCGAAGAGACCGAAGCGTTGATCTCGATCGATGTGAACACCGGCTCTCATAAGAATAAGAACAAGGACGGCAAAGACTTCATCACACAGGTGAATCTCGAAGCGGCCACCGAGATCGCGCGCCAACTACGCCTACGTAACATCGGCGGACTCATCATCCTCGACTTCATCGACATGAAGGCGAAGAAGGATCGCAACGCCGTGCTCAACCGCATGCGCCGTGAGATGCAGGAAGACAAAGCGAAGAATCACATCCTCGCGATCTCCACGCTCGGCATCATGCAGATGACACGCCAGCGCCACTCGGAGAGTCACTCCAGCGGCATCTACACCGACTGCCCGTATTGCCACGGTCGCGGCTCGGTCAAATCGTCCCGCACAATGAGTGTCGAGATTCAGCGCCGCATTATCAGCATCATCCGCCACATTCGTGCGCGCGATGGCCACGATAAGGAAATCAACCTCCGCGTGCTACTCAACCCCTCAAACTTGGAACGCCTTCGTAACGAAGACGAAGACCTCCTATTGGGCATCGAAGAATCCTATGGAGCGCGCCTCTCCTTCCGCGCAGATCCGATCTACCACGTCGAGAACTTCAAGATCCTCGACGTCGAGACCGGACAAGAACAACGCTAG